Part of the Paenibacillus aurantius genome, GAAATTCGGGGTGGAAGGAACCCGCCGGCTAACCAATGTATACGGTCGTCCTATTCTCGGTACGATCGTCAAGCCGAGCGTCGGGCTTTCTCCCAAGGAGTTGGCCGGTCTCGTCACGCGGCTGGCGGAAGCCGGAATCGACTTCATCAAAGACGATGAACTGAACGCCGACCCCCCATACGCGCCGTTCGAGGAGAAAGTCGAAGCGGTGATAGAGGCGGTGGAGCGCGCGGCGGACGCCGCCGGCCGCAAGATCATGTACGCCTTCAACATTACGGGCGATTACGACGAGCTGCGAAGACGTCATGACCTGGTGGTGGAGAAGGGCGGCACTTGCGTCATGGTCAGCATCATGAGCGTGGGGTATGCGGGTCTCGCCGCACTTAACACCTACAGCGAGGTGCCCATTCACGGCCACCGGAATCAGTGGGGAATGCTGACCCGCTGCCCGCTGCTCGGAATGGAGTTCACCGTGTTCCAGAAGCTGTGCCGTCTGGCGGGTGCGGATCACCTTCATGTAAACGGATTGAACAGTAAATTTTACGAGAGCAACGACTCAGTCGTTCGTTCCATCCAGGCTTGTGCGGCACCGCTCTTCGGAGGCTACGGCACGATGCCGGTCGTTTCGTCGGCTCAGTGGGCGGGCACGGCTCCAGCCACCTACGAGGCGATAAACTCGGTCGATGTCATGCACCTGGCCGGCGGGGGGATGCTGGCCCACCCGGACGGTCCGGCGGCGGGCTTCACGAGCATGAAGCTTGGCTGGGAGGCAGCGGTGAGCGGGATTCCGCTCACCGAGTATGCCGAGCAACATGAGGTTCTGAAGCGGGCGATCGAAAAGTTCGGGAGGGGTTGACATGAAACGAACGGAAATGGGGAAGCAGTCGCGCAAGCGGCTGCTTTGCTATTACGGAGACGATTTTACAGGTTCGACCGATGTGCTGGAGGCATTGTTCCGCGCGGGCTTGCGAACCATACTGTTTCTCGAACCGCCGGAGCCGGATATGCTGGAAAGAAGGTTCCATGACGCCGACTGCTTCGGGGTAGCCGGGGTCGGCCGTTCTCTCTCGCCGGAGGAGATGGAGCGCGACCTGCGTCCGCTGTTTGAGACGCTGCGGGCTGCCGGATCGGCCGTCGTTCACTATAAGGTGTGTTCGACGTTTGACTCCTCTCCACGGGTAGGGAGCATAGGGAAGGCGGCGGAGATCGGCCGGGACGTGTTCGGCGGCCGCTATATCCCGGTTATAGCCGGGGTTCCGTACCTGAAGCGGTACACGCTGTTCGGGCACCATTTTGCCGGGGCGGGGGGCGAGGTGTACCGGATCGATCGCCACCCCACGATGTCGCAGCACCCGGTCACCCCGATGAAGGAGTCCGATCTCCGGCTTCATCTAGCGGAGCAAACGGAGCTGCGCTCCGGTCTTTTTGATATGACGGCCCAGCAGGGGGACCTGGCGGAAGTCCGGGAGCGACTTGGACGGCTCGTGGAGACGGAAAGGCCGGAGCTGCTGCTATTTGACGTACTCGACGATCTTCATCTGGAGACGGTCGGACGGCTGCTGTGGGAAGAGGCGTCACGAATGCCGGACACGGAAGCATCCGAGACTGGCTCGACGCAAGGGACGGAGACGGCTCCGGAGCCGGACGGCGGATTGTTCGTCATCGGCTCTTCGGGCGTCGAATACGCGCTCACGATGGCTTGGCGTGCGGTCGGGCGGCTGAACGGGAGGGGAGACGAAACGCCCCCGAAAGACGAGGCGGGCGAGGTCTCGCAGCTGCTCGTCGTTTCGGGCAGCTGCTCGCCCGTGACGGAACGCCAGCTGCAGCAAGCGATCGAGGCCGGCTACGCGGGCATTCGCGTACCCGCCGCGCTGCTGGTTCAAGCCGATCGCGCCGAGCAGGTTTGCGCGGCTCTGAAGCGGGAGGCGCTGGAGCAGCTGGCTGCCGGCCGCAGCGTGCTTCTTTACAGCGCCGCCGGCCCGCAGGACTCCTCCATCGGCGAGCTGCGCGAGCAGCTCGCTAAACATGGGCGGAGCAGCGACGAGAGCAGCCGGATGTTGGGCAGCGCGCTCGGCGTACTGGCTCGTGAGCTGGTGCGGGAAGCCGGGTTGACCCGTATCGTCATCGCTGGTGGCGACACCTCGGGTTACGTCACACGCGAGCTCGGCATCTATGCCCTGGAGTGCGTCTCCACCCTTGAGCCGGGAGGGCCCATCTGCCGGGCCCATTCCACCGATCCCGGCTTGGACGGCCTGGAGCTGGCACTCAAAGGCGGCCAGGTCGGCAGCGACTCCTTTTTCGAGCATGTTCGCCTTGGGCGAGTCCGATAAAGCCGGCCGCGGAAGTGGACCCCCCGGAAGAAGCCGAAGGAGCGGTGAATCTATCAGCTAATAAGGATCTTCCTGCACCTCTGTCGAAGGGTTACGATTCCCTTTGACGTAGGTTTTTTTATGCGGCTGCTCCTCTGCCAGCTGCCCAAAAAATATACCCTATAGAGAAACACGTTAAGGTGTTCTCCACAGGGTACCTTTTTAAAAAGAGATGGAAGCTTTTTTTAGAGCGGGGTGAATATATCGGACAAAACGGTCAAAGATGTGAATATACATAGCAATACGAGAGAGTCAATAGGAGAGACGGTAGAGCGGAAGCAGGGTTTCGAAGGTACGCTCCGCCGTTTCGAGTAAAGCCTCTCCCTGCCCGACAAGCGGATCGTTCCGTTCCAGACGGACTCCGCAAAGCACTTCCGCCTTCTTCACGTGCCTCAGCTTGTACAGCATCTGAGCAAAGTCGTCTCCGGTCATCTGCTTGTGGAGCTGCACGTCCGGCTTCGTATGATCGGTCGACCAGAAGAAGGAGGAAGGGATGGCGCCGCGGATTTCCTCCAGGCGGCCCTCCAGCCCGTCGGCAAAAGCCTGCTTTTGGCCGCTTTCGTAAATCAAGGCAAACTGAATGAACAGGTGGGTGGACCATAGACCGACTTGAAAATGGGGGTGAGCTTTATAGCCTCGCCGGCTGGGCGCCCAAGCGACCCAGGTATCCTCGGGAGGATGGACGGTCCGCCGGGCATGCTTGGCCACATGGGAAAACATCGGTTCCCCGCAGAGCGCCGAGAGAAAAGGCTGAAGCCGGTCTCCGAGCTCATGAAGCTTCGGACGGACTTGCTCGATAAGCTGGTTCATGCGGGGCTCCAGCCCGGGTACGGTGAATACGTCGAAATCTTGATCGGTGAAGCCTGGAAAGGTCATGGGGAGCCTCCTCTGGATGATTAATAAGCAAGGGAGCAGGGTAATTTTATTTTAAGATTATAGCACAGAGAAGATACGGGGTGCCCGCCATTTCCGTTAAAGAACGAACATCCCCGTTTGCTAAAGAAATAGTCAATAATCCAAGTTGCTAAAACATATTAATCATAATAAAATATAACAAACACTGAGTTGTCAGAACATTCAGTCTAATTGCGGTTAACTACTGGGAGGGATTGCCGTGAATAAGAGTCATGAAGTGGAATACTGCAACTTGGATTTGCGTTTCGATCGCCGGCTAATCCGCAACTTCATTAAACATTTGATTCAAGAAGGCTACTCCCTCTACTGGAACGAGACGGACCATCTGTTCATTGTCTCCATACGGACAGGACGCAAGCTGGTTAAGCTCAAGTTTCAAAGGGTGGGGGAGCGTTTCAAAATTGTCGGGAATTACGTGCTGAAAGACGAGAAATTGGCTGAGCTTATGGAAAAGATGATTGGTGACACAAGAGGCCACGCCGTCGTAAAGCGTTTCAAGGACCGGCAGATCCTAATCGAGAACATCATGTTCGGCGAGATCATCCGAATGGTTGAGATCACCGGAGTAGAGCATAAAATATTGTTTCAACGAGAGCCTGTGGTAACGGGGGAAGAGATTATGCATGCTATGAAATCCAAACGAATTGAAGAGCGGATTCCCGTTCTTCGCCTGGAAGTGGACTACGAGCTGGCCTCTCTGCTGGATGCCATCCGCAAGGGAGACCACGAGGAAGCCGAAGCCATCAAGCAGCGGCTCGAGGAGCTCCGCCAGGAAATGCTGATGATGGAGCTTTAGTAAAGCGGGAAAGCCGGTCTTGGGACCGGCTTTTTTGCGTTCAAGGGAGGGAGGTTTTGGTTGTTTAACGTGTGCACTCCATGCTATCATTAGGGGTGAGGTGGTATCATGAGCGTGACGATCAAGGATATCGCGAAGCGGGCGAATGTCTCGCACACGACGGTATCCCGGGCGCTGAACGACAGTCCCCTGATTAACCAGGAGACGAAAGACCGCATTAAAGCGCTGGCCGAACAGATGAACTATACACCCAATTTTAGTGCCAAAAGTCTCGTTCTCGACCGTTCCTACAACGTGGGCCTGTTCTTTTCCACCTTGGAGACGGGAACGTCCGCCGGCTTCTTCCACGATACCGTCCGCGGGGTTAACAGCGTCATCAAAGACGAATACAACCTGGTAGTCAAAGGGATTGACGATTACGCCGGAGGCTTCCCCCGCATTACCCGCAAGAGCTTCGACGGCATCATCCTCATGAGCCAGAGTGAGCAGGACGATGCCTTCATCCGCTATGTGACCGGCATTGGGATCCCGTTGGTCGTTCTGAATCGGGAGCTGGTAGGGGTGAAAGCTGCCAACATTCTATCGGACGAGCGAAAAGGAGCCTTCCGGATGACGGAGTACCTGATCGCCATGGGCCATACCCGGATAGCGGTGCTGGAGGGAAAGGCAGGCTTTCGTTCATCACAGGAACGGTTAAACGGCGTGAAGGATGCGCTTCAGGCTAACGGACTGCCCTTTACCCCGAGCTACTCGGTCAAAGGGGCGTATACGATGGAAAGCGGATACAAGGCGATGAAGAAGCTCCTGAAAGCCGAGCCCCTGCCGACCGCCGTCTTCTGTTTCAATGACGACATGGCCGTGGGGGCCATCCGCGCCATAGAAGAACATGGGCTGCGGGTGCCCAAGGACATCTCGGTCAGCGGGTTCGACGATAACCTTTTCTCGGGCTACCTCTTTCCCGCTCTTACGACGGTTAAACGGCCCATTGAAAGCATCAGCCGGGAAGGGGCCTCGATGCTCCTCAGGCTGATGGGGAGGCAGGAGATGCCGGACGATCCCGTCTTTATGCATACCGAGCTTGTGGAGAGGGAGTCCGTCAGACGAATCGAACAGGGGGAATGAGGGATGGAACGGTTAACCGGCTTACGAATGGCTATGACTGACAAGAGACCGGCCGACGCCGCGAGCGAGAAGCTTATCGTCTACTCCCGATCCTTTGCCGCCGTGGATGGAACGGCTGTGGTTATGATAAAGGAAGATGGGGATCGAAAGCTGTTTGCCGCGGGGGAAGGAGCTTTGCTGGAAGCTCTGGAGGGAGAGCCGGAATCGGGAGGGAAGCTCTGCCCGCTGACCCATGCCAACCGGGTCGTCCTGAACCGGTTCTTCCCTTTCACCGCTCCCAAGCCGGCCGGTACCCGGCACCCTTCCTTCGGCCTTGGCGACCGGCTGGGCTGCGCTATCCCCGGTTATATCCGGGCCATCCGCCGCAAGGCCGTCTTCCCGATTCTCGCCCAGCAAAGTGTCGGCGAGCTGATCCAGACGGGACGGAGCTTCCGGGATGTGGTCGATGAAGCTGCCTTTGCCGTCTTTCAGGAAGGCTACCGGGACGGATATGGGGCGGATGCCGACCGGCTGCGCTCGGAAGCCGACATGCAGATGTCGGTGGAGCAGGGGGCGACTCTGCTTACCTTCGATACGGGGGACTGGCTTCATTATCCCGTGCTTTCCTCCGATGAGGAACAGCTGGAGGCGGCCTACAGCAGGCTGTCCGCCGAAACCCGCAAGCATTATGAGAACCGGTATCTTAACCAATCCTTTACCGTGGGGGGAACCCGGCTCTCCTATAACCGGACGTGTCTTGTCCGGACCGTTCTCCTCTATGAGCGGGCGGTGGCCGAAATCATCCGGCTGTACGACAAGTATATCCGGCTCTCCTCCCGGCCGGTGGAGCTCGAGATAGCGCTTGACGGCGGACTGGTGCCGACGTCGGCGGAGGAGCATTTTCTGCTGGCCAACGAGTTATATGCAAAGGGGATGGAGCTGTTCGGAGTCGCTCCCGGCTTAACCGGGGTCTTCGGCAAGGGTGTCGATTTCGAAGGGGATCCGGTGCTTCTGGAGAAAGAGCTGGAGCTGCACGCGGCGGTGGCCGACCATTTTGGCTATAAGCTCTGCCTGCACAAAGCAGGGAATAAGTTTACCGTGCTTCCGCTGCTGGCCGAGAAAACCCGCGGAAGGTTCCACATCAAGACCTCGGGAAGCGGGTGGCTGTCCGCGGTAAAGCTCGCAGCGGAAGGGGAACCCTTTCTCTATCGTCTCATGCATGAATACGCCCTGGAGCAGGTGGATGAGGTTTCCGTCTACGATCCGGTTTCCGTTCGGCCCGACGAGATCCGGCCTCTTAATGAAACGCCTGATGTTCGGCTTCCGGATTACCTGAACGATGGACCGGTCCGGCAAATGTTCTATATTCTATACGGACGTTTGCTGCAGGCCGCGGGGGCGGACGGCCAACCTCTGATCCGAAGGGATTTGGTCCGGCTGCTGACGGAGCGGGAGGAAGATTACGCCGGGATGGTGGCGGCCGATATCGAGTCGCATGTCAAAGCCTTGGGATTGTGAACGAATATTATGGTT contains:
- a CDS encoding ribulose-bisphosphate carboxylase large subunit family protein; translated protein: MSKDRVVATYYVETPFSLQRAAEVIAGEQSTGTFTAVPGETEEVKDRHAARIELVEELDEAGAPALPGAAVPPGHDGRFRRGRIKVSFPLLNFGPSIPNLLSAIAGNLYELQELSGLRLVDLELPDAFAARYPGPKFGVEGTRRLTNVYGRPILGTIVKPSVGLSPKELAGLVTRLAEAGIDFIKDDELNADPPYAPFEEKVEAVIEAVERAADAAGRKIMYAFNITGDYDELRRRHDLVVEKGGTCVMVSIMSVGYAGLAALNTYSEVPIHGHRNQWGMLTRCPLLGMEFTVFQKLCRLAGADHLHVNGLNSKFYESNDSVVRSIQACAAPLFGGYGTMPVVSSAQWAGTAPATYEAINSVDVMHLAGGGMLAHPDGPAAGFTSMKLGWEAAVSGIPLTEYAEQHEVLKRAIEKFGRG
- a CDS encoding four-carbon acid sugar kinase family protein is translated as MKRTEMGKQSRKRLLCYYGDDFTGSTDVLEALFRAGLRTILFLEPPEPDMLERRFHDADCFGVAGVGRSLSPEEMERDLRPLFETLRAAGSAVVHYKVCSTFDSSPRVGSIGKAAEIGRDVFGGRYIPVIAGVPYLKRYTLFGHHFAGAGGEVYRIDRHPTMSQHPVTPMKESDLRLHLAEQTELRSGLFDMTAQQGDLAEVRERLGRLVETERPELLLFDVLDDLHLETVGRLLWEEASRMPDTEASETGSTQGTETAPEPDGGLFVIGSSGVEYALTMAWRAVGRLNGRGDETPPKDEAGEVSQLLVVSGSCSPVTERQLQQAIEAGYAGIRVPAALLVQADRAEQVCAALKREALEQLAAGRSVLLYSAAGPQDSSIGELREQLAKHGRSSDESSRMLGSALGVLARELVREAGLTRIVIAGGDTSGYVTRELGIYALECVSTLEPGGPICRAHSTDPGLDGLELALKGGQVGSDSFFEHVRLGRVR
- a CDS encoding YktB family protein, producing the protein MTFPGFTDQDFDVFTVPGLEPRMNQLIEQVRPKLHELGDRLQPFLSALCGEPMFSHVAKHARRTVHPPEDTWVAWAPSRRGYKAHPHFQVGLWSTHLFIQFALIYESGQKQAFADGLEGRLEEIRGAIPSSFFWSTDHTKPDVQLHKQMTGDDFAQMLYKLRHVKKAEVLCGVRLERNDPLVGQGEALLETAERTFETLLPLYRLSY
- a CDS encoding LacI family DNA-binding transcriptional regulator, producing MSVTIKDIAKRANVSHTTVSRALNDSPLINQETKDRIKALAEQMNYTPNFSAKSLVLDRSYNVGLFFSTLETGTSAGFFHDTVRGVNSVIKDEYNLVVKGIDDYAGGFPRITRKSFDGIILMSQSEQDDAFIRYVTGIGIPLVVLNRELVGVKAANILSDERKGAFRMTEYLIAMGHTRIAVLEGKAGFRSSQERLNGVKDALQANGLPFTPSYSVKGAYTMESGYKAMKKLLKAEPLPTAVFCFNDDMAVGAIRAIEEHGLRVPKDISVSGFDDNLFSGYLFPALTTVKRPIESISREGASMLLRLMGRQEMPDDPVFMHTELVERESVRRIEQGE
- a CDS encoding tagaturonate epimerase family protein — encoded protein: MTDKRPADAASEKLIVYSRSFAAVDGTAVVMIKEDGDRKLFAAGEGALLEALEGEPESGGKLCPLTHANRVVLNRFFPFTAPKPAGTRHPSFGLGDRLGCAIPGYIRAIRRKAVFPILAQQSVGELIQTGRSFRDVVDEAAFAVFQEGYRDGYGADADRLRSEADMQMSVEQGATLLTFDTGDWLHYPVLSSDEEQLEAAYSRLSAETRKHYENRYLNQSFTVGGTRLSYNRTCLVRTVLLYERAVAEIIRLYDKYIRLSSRPVELEIALDGGLVPTSAEEHFLLANELYAKGMELFGVAPGLTGVFGKGVDFEGDPVLLEKELELHAAVADHFGYKLCLHKAGNKFTVLPLLAEKTRGRFHIKTSGSGWLSAVKLAAEGEPFLYRLMHEYALEQVDEVSVYDPVSVRPDEIRPLNETPDVRLPDYLNDGPVRQMFYILYGRLLQAAGADGQPLIRRDLVRLLTEREEDYAGMVAADIESHVKALGL